The following coding sequences lie in one Flagellimonas eckloniae genomic window:
- the rseP gene encoding RIP metalloprotease RseP yields the protein MSPILIKTIQFFLSLSLLIVLHELGHFIPAKLFKTRVEKFYLFFDIKFSLFKKKIGETVYGIGWLPLGGYVKIAGMIDESMDTEAMKEEPKPWEFRSKPAWQRLIIMLGGVTVNFILAVIIYIGMAYSYGEQYVPMESLRDGVWVMEEEIGDKVGIQTGDKIIAVDGNELESFNSVFIELINGNTITLERDGQRIEKEIPIDFISTLLDDEEKVRFLNYRIPFLIGEVSEESENKDSGLKVEDEIIKIGDDKITYFDQAKSILKKYEGQHIELTVARKGGEVANIPVKISDSATIGVRPGFPTMEDLQEKGMLNIKVETYSFAESIPAGIDKGVTTLSSYVKQLKKIFNPSTGAYKGVGGFAAIGSMFPDTWNWAAFWSTTALISIILAFMNVLPIPALDGGHVMFLLYEMVTGRKPSDKFLEYAQMVGFFLLIALLLFANGNDLYKWLFK from the coding sequence ATGAGTCCCATACTAATAAAAACCATACAATTCTTTCTCAGTTTGTCCTTGCTGATTGTTCTTCATGAACTAGGACATTTTATCCCTGCAAAATTATTTAAGACCAGGGTTGAGAAATTCTACCTCTTTTTTGATATAAAATTTTCCCTCTTCAAGAAAAAAATTGGAGAGACCGTTTATGGAATAGGTTGGTTGCCATTGGGAGGCTATGTGAAAATTGCTGGAATGATTGATGAAAGCATGGACACAGAAGCCATGAAAGAAGAACCAAAACCCTGGGAGTTCAGGAGTAAGCCTGCTTGGCAACGATTGATTATCATGTTGGGCGGCGTTACGGTTAACTTTATTCTTGCGGTTATTATTTACATTGGAATGGCGTATTCGTATGGTGAACAATACGTCCCAATGGAAAGTTTACGAGATGGTGTTTGGGTAATGGAAGAGGAAATAGGGGATAAGGTCGGAATACAAACAGGGGACAAAATTATCGCCGTTGATGGTAATGAACTTGAATCCTTTAACAGCGTTTTTATCGAGTTGATCAATGGAAATACCATTACATTGGAAAGAGACGGACAACGGATTGAAAAAGAAATTCCAATAGACTTTATTTCTACCCTTTTGGATGATGAAGAAAAAGTCAGGTTTTTAAATTATCGTATTCCATTTTTGATAGGTGAGGTATCTGAAGAATCTGAGAACAAGGATTCTGGTCTAAAAGTTGAGGATGAAATCATAAAAATTGGAGACGACAAAATCACTTATTTTGACCAGGCAAAATCAATTTTAAAGAAATATGAAGGACAGCATATTGAGTTAACTGTTGCCAGAAAAGGTGGGGAAGTTGCCAATATTCCGGTCAAAATTAGCGATAGTGCAACCATTGGGGTGAGGCCTGGTTTTCCAACTATGGAAGATTTGCAGGAAAAAGGAATGTTGAACATAAAGGTTGAGACCTATTCTTTTGCTGAGTCTATTCCTGCAGGTATTGATAAGGGCGTAACCACATTGTCCAGTTATGTAAAACAACTTAAAAAAATATTCAATCCTTCCACTGGGGCTTATAAAGGAGTTGGTGGATTTGCCGCTATTGGGAGTATGTTTCCTGATACGTGGAATTGGGCTGCTTTTTGGTCTACCACGGCATTGATTTCCATTATTCTTGCTTTCATGAACGTATTGCCCATACCCGCATTGGATGGGGGACATGTAATGTTTTTGCTGTATGAAATGGTAACAGGCAGAAAACCTAGCGATAAGTTTTTGGAATATGCACAAATGGTTGGGTTCTTTCTTTTAATAGCCTTGTTGTTATTTGCGAATGGCAATGATTTGTACAAATGGCTTTTTAAGTAG
- a CDS encoding SCO family protein has product MLSFFLKYKFFGMVLLALSIVIIYLFYTALQPKKMLPIYQPSMVSQELVDSTLHYKKKYHTISDFELINQNGKKITQQDYMDKIYVADFFFTTCPTICPIMTKNMAEIQHEVINDKDVMLLSHSVTPTIDSVAQLKKYALEKGVVDYKWNLVTGDKKQIYELARKSYLAVKTDGNGGPYDMIHTENFILVDKEKRIRGFYDGTDSKEIEKLLQDLQILKASYGE; this is encoded by the coding sequence ATGCTGTCCTTTTTTTTAAAATATAAATTCTTTGGAATGGTGCTCTTGGCACTTTCTATTGTGATAATCTATCTTTTTTACACTGCGTTGCAACCTAAAAAGATGTTACCCATTTACCAACCCAGCATGGTAAGCCAGGAATTGGTGGACAGTACTTTGCATTACAAAAAGAAGTACCATACGATCTCAGATTTTGAATTGATCAATCAAAATGGAAAGAAAATTACCCAACAAGACTACATGGATAAAATTTATGTAGCCGATTTCTTTTTTACTACCTGCCCCACCATATGTCCTATTATGACAAAGAATATGGCAGAAATACAGCATGAGGTAATTAATGACAAAGATGTGATGCTACTATCCCATTCGGTAACCCCAACGATCGATTCAGTAGCGCAATTGAAAAAATACGCACTGGAAAAAGGGGTTGTGGACTATAAATGGAATTTGGTCACCGGCGATAAAAAACAAATCTATGAATTGGCACGGAAATCATATTTGGCCGTTAAAACCGATGGTAATGGAGGTCCATACGATATGATCCATACCGAAAATTTTATCCTTGTGGACAAAGAAAAAAGGATTAGAGGTTTTTACGATGGAACGGATTCCAAAGAAATTGAAAAGTTGCTTCAAGACTTGCAGATCCTAAAAGCAAGCTATGGAGAATAA
- a CDS encoding FeoA family protein: MATVIDLEHGQKGIIREFSDSIPPIKLLELGCLPGNHVELVQVAPLKDPIYINVNGSHIAIRRSLAKQIELDIVEDTENV, translated from the coding sequence GTGGCGACCGTTATCGACCTTGAACATGGACAAAAAGGAATCATAAGGGAATTTTCGGATAGCATTCCTCCCATAAAACTATTGGAGTTGGGATGTTTGCCAGGAAATCATGTAGAATTAGTTCAGGTTGCCCCGTTAAAAGACCCTATTTATATTAATGTAAATGGGAGCCATATAGCCATTAGACGTTCTTTGGCCAAGCAAATTGAGCTTGATATTGTTGAAGACACCGAAAACGTATGA
- the feoB gene encoding ferrous iron transport protein B, whose product MSKSINVALIGNPNTGKTSVFNQLTGLNQKVGNYPGITVEKKEGVCKLPRGVKAHILDLPGTYSLNTTSLDESVVVELLLNKNDKDYPDVAVVVSDVENLKRNLLLFTQIKDLGIPAILVINMADRMSRKGISLDVGELEKKLDTKIALVSTRKGSGIDRIKELIADFKSLSTTANVNTSRISPEYFERLQKAFPKEGLYKLWLVITQDVNFMPIEKKRIQDATSFSTKSKAELKKLQHRETVLRYKFINDTLKETYKVDFEAARGMRASLDKILTHKIFGYFIFLVILLTIFQAIFEWSTYPSDFIDEQFSMASDWIKNTLPSGVFTNLLAEGILAGIGGIAVFIPQIAFLFLFISLLEESGYMSRVVFLMDKLMRPFGLSGKSVVPLISGTACAIPAVMATRTIENWKERLITILVTPFTTCSARLPVYLILIALVIPKGKILGLSYQALTLMLLYLLGFGTAIFSAMILNKILKIKSSSLFMIEMPTYRLPLLKNVVYTVLEKTKSFVFGAGKIILAISIVLWFLGSNGFSADFKNAEEIVNKRIENEGLSPYSKNYIRNNIDAYKKNTKVSVVAQENAIGLKSLQDSIQVMTNILREKARAQEIASYKLEHSYIGYMGKAIEPLVRPLGYDWKIGIAVLTSFAAREVFVGTLATIYSVGNDEEETIKSRMAAELDHTGKKPLFNLASGISLMLFYAFAMQCMSTLAIVKKETNSWKWPMLQLLIMSIIAYLVALSAFQILK is encoded by the coding sequence ATGAGCAAAAGCATCAATGTTGCCCTAATTGGTAATCCCAACACCGGAAAAACTTCTGTTTTTAATCAACTCACCGGACTCAATCAAAAAGTTGGGAACTATCCGGGGATTACCGTTGAAAAAAAAGAAGGTGTTTGTAAATTACCCAGAGGGGTAAAAGCCCACATTCTTGACCTTCCGGGAACTTATAGCCTCAATACCACATCACTTGATGAAAGTGTGGTGGTGGAATTGTTGCTCAATAAAAATGATAAGGATTATCCAGATGTGGCAGTCGTTGTAAGCGATGTAGAAAATCTAAAAAGAAACCTTCTGCTTTTTACCCAAATCAAAGATTTGGGTATTCCTGCCATATTGGTCATTAATATGGCCGATAGAATGTCCAGAAAAGGAATTTCCTTGGATGTTGGGGAGTTGGAAAAAAAGCTGGATACCAAAATTGCTCTGGTAAGCACTAGAAAAGGTAGCGGTATTGATCGCATAAAAGAACTGATTGCAGATTTTAAGAGCTTATCTACAACTGCCAATGTGAATACTTCCAGGATTTCACCTGAGTATTTTGAGCGATTGCAAAAGGCATTTCCAAAGGAAGGCCTATATAAACTGTGGTTAGTGATTACCCAGGATGTCAACTTTATGCCCATTGAAAAGAAGCGTATTCAAGACGCAACTTCTTTCTCTACAAAATCTAAAGCAGAGCTTAAAAAACTTCAGCACAGAGAAACGGTATTGCGCTATAAATTTATCAATGACACCTTAAAAGAAACATATAAGGTAGATTTTGAAGCAGCTAGAGGTATGCGTGCCTCTTTGGACAAGATATTGACACACAAAATTTTCGGGTACTTTATTTTCTTGGTTATACTGCTCACCATTTTTCAGGCCATTTTTGAATGGAGTACCTATCCATCCGATTTTATTGATGAGCAATTTTCAATGGCAAGTGATTGGATTAAGAATACCTTGCCCTCCGGAGTCTTTACCAACCTTTTAGCGGAAGGTATTTTAGCCGGCATAGGTGGTATAGCGGTATTCATCCCGCAAATTGCATTTTTGTTCCTTTTCATTTCACTTTTAGAAGAATCAGGATATATGAGTCGCGTGGTTTTTTTAATGGACAAGCTTATGCGCCCGTTCGGTTTAAGTGGAAAAAGCGTTGTTCCCCTGATCTCCGGAACAGCTTGCGCAATACCTGCCGTAATGGCAACAAGAACTATTGAAAACTGGAAAGAACGCCTAATTACCATTTTAGTAACACCGTTCACCACCTGTTCGGCAAGATTGCCAGTTTACCTCATCCTTATTGCCTTGGTAATTCCCAAAGGAAAGATTCTGGGCTTGAGCTACCAGGCATTAACATTAATGCTATTGTACCTTTTAGGATTTGGAACGGCAATTTTTTCGGCAATGATCTTAAATAAGATCTTGAAAATAAAAAGTAGTTCGCTTTTTATGATTGAAATGCCAACCTATAGGCTCCCGCTCCTTAAAAATGTTGTTTACACCGTATTGGAAAAAACCAAAAGTTTTGTGTTTGGTGCCGGAAAAATCATTCTGGCCATTTCAATTGTACTATGGTTTTTAGGTTCAAATGGTTTTTCTGCCGATTTCAAGAATGCAGAAGAAATCGTAAATAAAAGAATTGAAAATGAAGGGCTTTCCCCTTATAGCAAAAACTATATTCGAAACAATATCGATGCCTACAAGAAAAATACCAAGGTAAGCGTAGTGGCTCAGGAAAATGCCATCGGATTAAAATCTCTCCAAGATTCGATACAAGTGATGACGAATATTCTAAGGGAAAAAGCTCGAGCGCAAGAAATTGCCAGCTACAAACTGGAACACTCCTATATTGGATATATGGGTAAAGCGATTGAACCCCTGGTCAGGCCTTTAGGCTATGATTGGAAAATTGGCATTGCGGTGCTGACATCTTTTGCCGCACGAGAAGTTTTTGTTGGTACTTTGGCCACCATTTATAGTGTTGGAAATGATGAAGAAGAAACCATTAAAAGTAGAATGGCCGCAGAATTAGATCATACGGGCAAAAAACCCCTGTTCAATTTGGCATCGGGCATTTCGTTAATGCTTTTTTATGCGTTTGCAATGCAATGCATGAGCACGCTGGCCATTGTAAAAAAAGAAACCAATTCATGGAAATGGCCCATGCTTCAGCTACTAATTATGAGCATTATTGCTTATCTTGTTGCATTGAGCGCTTTTCAAATACTTAAGTAA
- a CDS encoding RNA polymerase sigma factor: MKEPSDEILMQKVADGNLDLLKVLFDRHHKHIYNFLHKMSGDSMLSEDLTQDVFYKLIKYRSSYKNGSFKSWLFTIARNNLKTHFTRNHQTHESIDVLEYKQLESQENMHEDYSHLQNALNKLDATDRELVILNRFQEIKYEELAEIIGSTSGAVKTRVCRALKKLKTIYLENI; encoded by the coding sequence TTGAAAGAGCCTTCAGATGAAATACTAATGCAAAAAGTTGCAGATGGCAATCTAGATTTGCTAAAGGTGCTTTTTGATAGACATCATAAGCATATCTACAATTTTTTGCATAAAATGTCTGGAGATTCAATGTTGAGCGAAGATCTTACACAAGATGTTTTTTATAAGTTGATAAAGTACCGAAGTTCCTATAAAAATGGGTCTTTTAAATCATGGCTGTTCACCATAGCCAGAAATAATTTAAAAACACATTTTACCAGGAACCATCAAACTCATGAGAGTATTGATGTACTTGAATACAAACAACTGGAGAGCCAAGAAAACATGCATGAAGATTATTCGCATTTGCAAAATGCGCTCAATAAATTGGATGCAACAGATCGCGAGTTGGTTATTTTAAACAGATTTCAAGAAATAAAATATGAAGAATTGGCGGAAATCATTGGCAGTACTTCTGGTGCAGTAAAAACCAGGGTTTGCAGGGCTTTAAAAAAATTAAAAACTATTTATTTAGAAAATATATAG
- a CDS encoding HEAT repeat domain-containing protein, with the protein MEKNHVSNLLPDYLDNTLSKEATKKVEEHVSICIQCKLELDEMKILFKAFEEEKLAVPTKRLAANFEGALAEEKSATSKVVSLDSVNKKSNWASNVFKIAASIALLVASFQMGRILQDKSFDQDLALLRNESLQLKQTAMLSLMENQSASKRIQGVSFIEEFTNPDEAIVKALGNRLLYDENDNVRLNAFEALSRFVTSENVKQVFIEALEVEKNPSIQIGIIQALVKIQEKKAIAPMKKLLEQEDTQPFVKNEINLGLPKII; encoded by the coding sequence ATGGAGAAGAATCATGTTTCAAACTTGCTCCCAGATTATCTAGACAATACATTGAGCAAGGAAGCAACTAAAAAAGTGGAAGAACATGTATCCATTTGTATTCAATGCAAATTGGAACTGGATGAAATGAAAATACTTTTCAAAGCTTTTGAAGAGGAAAAACTCGCGGTACCCACCAAACGTCTTGCAGCCAATTTTGAAGGCGCTTTGGCTGAAGAAAAATCAGCTACTTCTAAAGTGGTTTCCCTTGATTCGGTCAATAAAAAGTCTAATTGGGCTTCCAATGTTTTTAAAATTGCAGCAAGCATTGCGCTTTTGGTTGCATCCTTTCAAATGGGAAGAATTTTACAAGATAAAAGCTTTGACCAAGACTTGGCATTGTTAAGAAATGAAAGCTTACAACTGAAACAAACGGCAATGCTTTCCTTAATGGAAAATCAATCCGCCAGTAAAAGAATCCAAGGTGTAAGTTTCATCGAAGAATTTACGAATCCGGATGAAGCCATTGTAAAAGCTTTGGGCAACCGACTTCTTTATGATGAAAATGACAATGTCCGCTTAAACGCTTTCGAAGCACTTTCTAGGTTCGTTACTTCAGAAAACGTGAAACAAGTCTTTATTGAAGCCCTGGAGGTGGAAAAAAACCCAAGTATTCAGATTGGCATAATTCAGGCGTTGGTAAAAATTCAAGAAAAGAAAGCTATTGCGCCCATGAAAAAACTATTGGAACAGGAGGATACCCAACCCTTTGTCAAAAATGAAATCAATTTAGGATTACCAAAAATCATATAA
- a CDS encoding DUF4097 family beta strand repeat-containing protein → MKHFTLFLMACISTSIAVAQTDYSKSLSGIEWVKIESKSDITLKTSNSNELLIKGSRYSKTTEKAKGLRLVGEGGSDNTEVGFYVIQDGNSLIVKNLRKSEGATIYLPKTQNVSVKSTWSGDIEIDGFSGEIEADAQLNGSIEITNVNGPVTANALNGEVIVKFGKVKQDSPISIYTTNGEVDVTLPSNTPANLTLGTTNGDIYTNFEFKREEKDGLKSISGRKVRATINNGGVNISLKSTNGNIYLRK, encoded by the coding sequence ATGAAACATTTTACACTTTTTTTAATGGCATGTATCTCAACAAGTATTGCCGTTGCACAAACAGATTATTCCAAATCATTAAGTGGAATTGAATGGGTTAAAATTGAATCAAAATCCGATATAACCTTAAAGACCTCCAACTCCAATGAACTGCTGATAAAAGGCAGTAGATATTCAAAAACTACTGAAAAAGCAAAAGGCCTACGATTGGTTGGCGAAGGTGGATCTGATAATACTGAAGTTGGATTCTACGTAATCCAAGATGGAAATTCACTCATCGTAAAAAATCTAAGAAAATCGGAAGGAGCAACAATCTATCTTCCAAAAACACAAAACGTATCCGTAAAAAGTACATGGAGCGGGGATATTGAAATTGACGGTTTCTCCGGGGAAATAGAAGCCGATGCCCAACTCAATGGAAGTATTGAAATTACTAATGTAAATGGACCAGTAACTGCTAATGCCCTTAATGGAGAAGTTATCGTAAAATTTGGAAAAGTAAAACAAGATTCCCCCATCTCCATCTATACCACAAACGGAGAAGTGGATGTTACCTTACCTTCAAATACTCCAGCAAATTTGACACTGGGAACAACCAATGGAGATATCTACACCAACTTTGAGTTTAAAAGGGAAGAAAAGGACGGCCTTAAATCGATTTCAGGACGAAAAGTGAGGGCGACTATTAATAATGGGGGTGTCAACATTTCCTTAAAGTCTACCAATGGGAATATTTATTTAAGAAAATAA
- a CDS encoding DUF423 domain-containing protein, whose translation METLLLAQVMGSFYGLLAIIFGAFGAHALKKKLTPELLHSFETGVKYQMYHAIVLLVLSYNLGFDQPLDKYIINCFVFGTLLFSFSIYGLCMSAASGKKLRFLGPITPIGGLLLAIGWGLLLYSFIAPLF comes from the coding sequence ATGGAAACACTTTTACTGGCTCAAGTAATGGGAAGCTTTTATGGTCTATTGGCCATTATTTTTGGAGCATTTGGAGCTCACGCACTAAAGAAGAAATTGACCCCGGAACTACTTCATAGTTTTGAAACCGGGGTCAAATATCAAATGTACCATGCTATTGTACTGTTGGTGCTTAGTTATAATCTTGGGTTTGATCAACCCTTGGACAAGTACATTATAAATTGTTTTGTTTTTGGGACCTTACTTTTTTCTTTTAGTATTTATGGATTATGTATGAGCGCTGCCAGTGGAAAAAAATTAAGGTTCCTTGGTCCAATAACACCTATTGGGGGATTACTGCTCGCAATAGGGTGGGGCTTATTGCTATATTCCTTTATTGCACCCCTGTTTTAA
- a CDS encoding DUF2141 domain-containing protein: MRIFLYTFLIIPFFIFSQNTISVQIHNVPSTEGNVNVAVYDSDDTFLTFEGVFKTGTAQAKEGVVKLHIENIPPGEYAVAVFHDQNGNNILDTNWLGIPKEKVAFSKAKMKTFGPPKYKECCFKVNSDTEIDIVF; this comes from the coding sequence ATGAGAATTTTTTTATATACCTTTTTAATAATCCCTTTTTTTATATTCTCACAGAATACTATTTCCGTTCAGATTCATAACGTTCCATCTACAGAAGGAAATGTAAATGTAGCGGTTTATGATTCTGATGATACCTTTCTGACTTTTGAAGGGGTGTTTAAAACCGGTACGGCCCAGGCAAAAGAGGGGGTGGTAAAGTTGCATATAGAAAATATACCTCCAGGGGAATATGCGGTAGCCGTGTTTCACGATCAAAATGGGAATAATATTCTTGATACAAATTGGTTGGGAATCCCGAAGGAAAAAGTTGCTTTTTCAAAAGCCAAAATGAAGACCTTTGGTCCACCAAAATATAAAGAATGCTGTTTTAAGGTAAACAGTGATACCGAAATTGATATTGTTTTTTAA
- a CDS encoding alpha/beta hydrolase family protein: MRRLLLLFLVTGALQFSTAQKQNFSYLDIFDLQYVSDPQISPNGEWVVYRRMGYDIMKDAAVGNLWLVRIDGSKHQKLTSREVNESSPRWSPNGDRIVFSSSTDEGSEIYMYWFASGKIAKLSQLPFSPSSLAWSPDGKQLAFSMNVPKAAPVIAKIPKKPKGAKWAESPRITDRVYHEADGRGYIKPGFNHIFTIPANGGAPRQITSGDWHHRGTLSWTKDGSKIFFSANRVEDWEYRFRNSEIYTVEVESGEISALTDRNGPDYSPKVSPDGKHIAYLGYEDKVQAYQIRKLHVMNLDGSGKRVISEGLDRTISNIQWNSKSDGLYVSYDDKGNGKIGHISLSGTVSKIADNVGGTSLGRPYASGSYSISKGGTIVFTHSRPNYPAELAVLKPKSNDPIKITALNKALLDYRDLGKVEEVWYKSSVDARDIQGWVVYPPSYDASKKYPFMVENHGGPILNYGDRFSIEMQLYASAGYIVFYPNPRGSTSYGEEFGNLLYNNYPGEDYNDVMDGVDHCIEMGIAQEDQLFVTGGSAGGIMSAWIIGKNNRFEAAVVAKPVMNWISKTLVADNYFYYAQNRYPGQPWENFEGYWKFSPISLVGNIETPTMVMVGMNDLRTPPSEAKQLYHALKLRKIETVLVEIPGASHGIANKPSNLITKIAHTVAWFEKFRTDKGDE, from the coding sequence ATGCGGAGACTTCTTCTTTTATTTCTTGTGACCGGTGCACTGCAATTTTCTACTGCACAAAAACAAAACTTTTCCTACTTGGACATTTTTGATTTACAATATGTCTCGGACCCTCAAATATCGCCTAACGGTGAGTGGGTAGTATACCGACGTATGGGATATGACATTATGAAAGATGCCGCCGTTGGAAACCTATGGTTAGTAAGGATTGATGGAAGTAAACACCAAAAATTGACTTCCAGAGAAGTAAATGAAAGTAGCCCTAGATGGTCACCCAATGGAGATAGAATTGTATTTTCCAGTAGTACCGATGAAGGTTCGGAAATCTATATGTATTGGTTTGCTTCTGGGAAAATCGCAAAATTGAGCCAATTGCCATTTAGTCCCAGTTCATTGGCATGGTCTCCAGATGGAAAACAACTTGCATTTTCAATGAATGTTCCCAAAGCGGCTCCGGTAATTGCCAAAATTCCAAAAAAACCAAAGGGAGCCAAATGGGCAGAATCTCCAAGAATAACGGATCGTGTATATCATGAAGCTGATGGTAGGGGGTATATAAAACCAGGCTTCAATCATATCTTTACTATTCCAGCAAATGGAGGTGCGCCCCGTCAAATTACTTCAGGAGATTGGCATCATAGAGGCACACTCTCATGGACAAAGGATGGCTCAAAAATTTTCTTTTCAGCAAACAGGGTTGAAGACTGGGAATACCGTTTTAGAAATAGTGAAATTTATACTGTGGAAGTGGAAAGCGGTGAAATTTCTGCGCTTACCGATCGCAATGGGCCAGATTACAGCCCAAAAGTATCTCCTGATGGAAAACATATTGCTTATTTAGGATATGAGGATAAGGTACAGGCATACCAAATCCGTAAGTTGCATGTGATGAATTTGGACGGAAGCGGGAAGCGTGTAATTTCTGAAGGACTGGACAGAACCATTTCCAACATTCAATGGAATTCCAAGAGCGATGGTTTATACGTTTCGTACGACGATAAGGGCAATGGGAAAATAGGTCACATTTCACTCTCTGGAACGGTCTCCAAAATTGCGGACAATGTTGGGGGAACGTCATTGGGAAGACCCTATGCTAGTGGGTCGTATAGTATTTCAAAAGGTGGGACGATAGTATTTACGCATTCACGCCCTAATTACCCTGCGGAATTGGCGGTGTTAAAACCAAAAAGTAATGACCCCATAAAGATTACCGCACTCAACAAAGCCTTATTGGACTACAGAGATTTGGGCAAGGTAGAGGAAGTATGGTACAAGTCTTCGGTGGATGCAAGAGACATTCAAGGTTGGGTAGTGTATCCACCAAGCTATGATGCCTCCAAAAAATATCCATTTATGGTCGAAAACCATGGAGGACCCATACTCAATTATGGAGATCGTTTTTCTATTGAAATGCAATTGTATGCTTCAGCAGGGTACATTGTTTTTTATCCAAACCCAAGGGGAAGCACAAGTTATGGCGAAGAGTTTGGGAACTTATTGTACAACAATTACCCTGGGGAAGATTATAACGATGTAATGGATGGGGTAGATCATTGCATTGAAATGGGAATTGCACAGGAAGATCAATTGTTTGTGACCGGTGGTAGCGCTGGAGGCATTATGTCTGCATGGATTATAGGCAAAAACAATCGGTTTGAAGCTGCCGTTGTGGCCAAACCAGTGATGAACTGGATCAGTAAAACTTTGGTGGCCGATAATTATTTTTACTATGCCCAAAATAGATATCCAGGACAACCTTGGGAAAATTTTGAAGGCTATTGGAAATTTTCTCCTATTTCCCTCGTTGGTAATATAGAGACCCCAACTATGGTTATGGTGGGCATGAACGATTTACGTACCCCACCAAGTGAAGCCAAACAACTGTACCATGCCCTAAAATTGCGTAAAATTGAAACGGTGTTGGTCGAAATTCCCGGAGCAAGCCATGGAATTGCGAACAAGCCAAGCAATTTAATCACCAAAATTGCACATACCGTGGCATGGTTTGAAAAGTTTAGAACAGATAAGGGAGATGAATAA
- a CDS encoding DUF6090 family protein gives MLKFFRKIRQKLLSEKKYSNYFLYAIGEIVLVVIGILIALQINNWNEQVKELEKEQAFLEEINLDFKSNKIQLDSIINYNKVSLHAGSRLLEIIQNFDLKNPKVDESNAHLTDSIRYYYGLVWRNKSFNPKNGSVEALLNSSSFDVIKNDTLRRNLISWKDVLNDYLEEEEFAINFLFYEYRPWARENFDPDLNDDPEYITAFFSKRHRNFLNQRAGDLYNNLTTVEEEGVTAMIDNIIRLTEPKDYD, from the coding sequence ATGCTTAAATTCTTTAGAAAGATTCGGCAAAAATTGCTTTCCGAAAAAAAGTATTCAAATTACTTTCTTTATGCCATTGGCGAAATTGTATTGGTGGTCATTGGTATTTTAATCGCACTTCAAATAAATAATTGGAATGAGCAGGTAAAAGAACTTGAAAAAGAGCAAGCTTTTTTAGAAGAGATAAATTTGGATTTTAAATCCAACAAAATACAGTTAGACTCTATAATAAATTACAATAAAGTGAGTTTACATGCCGGTTCTAGATTGTTGGAGATTATACAAAACTTTGATCTTAAGAACCCTAAGGTTGATGAGTCGAATGCCCATTTGACGGATAGTATTCGCTATTACTATGGTTTGGTTTGGAGAAACAAATCGTTTAACCCCAAAAATGGTAGTGTTGAGGCGCTTTTAAACTCTTCTTCTTTTGATGTCATTAAAAATGACACTTTAAGACGAAATTTAATTTCATGGAAAGACGTGCTAAATGATTATTTAGAAGAAGAGGAATTTGCCATAAATTTTCTGTTTTATGAATATCGCCCTTGGGCAAGAGAAAATTTTGATCCAGACCTAAATGACGACCCTGAATATATTACGGCATTTTTTAGCAAGAGACACAGAAATTTTCTAAATCAAAGAGCTGGAGATTTGTATAACAATTTAACTACTGTTGAGGAAGAGGGGGTGACGGCTATGATAGATAATATTATTCGTTTAACAGAACCCAAGGATTATGATTAA